Proteins co-encoded in one Capsicum annuum cultivar UCD-10X-F1 chromosome 9, UCD10Xv1.1, whole genome shotgun sequence genomic window:
- the LOC107842164 gene encoding probable glutathione S-transferase: MTEVKLLGVGGSSYSRRVEWALKVKGVKYEFVEEDLQNKSPLLLESNPVLKKIPVLIHNGKPIRESMIILEYIDEAFEGPSILPKDPYERAIARFWAKFLDGKCLDAVREALWSKFGGEQEKIKQEAYEMLKIVDNELKGKKFFGGNKIGFVDVAANYIPFWVEIVEEASGNVLITSEKFPNLCAWMDEYLSCSEVKENLPDRDFMLSFFKAKALAENIIS, translated from the exons ATGACAGAAGTGAAGTTGCTTGGTGTTGGTGGTAGTTCTTATAGTCGTAGAGTTGAATGGGCTTTGAAAGTTAAGGGAGTTAAATATGAATTTGTAGAAGAAGATCTACAGAACAAAAGCCCTTTGCTTCTTGAATCTAATCCTGTTCTCAAGAAAATTCCAGTGCTAATTCACAATGGAAAGCCCATTCGCGAGTCAATGATTATTCTTGAATATATTGATGAGGCATTTGAAGGCCCTTCCATTCTGCCTAAAGATCCTTACGAAAGGGCAATTGCACGTTTTTGGGCTAAGTTCCTTGATGGAAAG TGCTTGGATGCAGTGAGGGAAGCTCTATGGAGCAAATTTGGAGGGGAACAAGAGAAGATCAAACAAGAAGCATATGAGATGCTGAAAATTGTTGACAATGAACTCAAGGGCAAGAAGTTTTTTGGGGGAAATAAAATTGGATTTGTTGATGTTGCTGCAAATTACATCCCATTTTGGGTGGAAATTGTTGAAGAAGCTAGTGGAAATGTGTTGATCACAAGTGAAAAGTTTCCCAATTTGTGTGCTTGGATGGATGAGTACCTAAGTTGTAGTGAAGTTAAAGAAAATCTCCCTGACAGAGATTTTATGCTTAGTTTTTTCAAAGCTAAAGCACTAGctgaaaatattatttcttaa